One region of Coleofasciculus sp. FACHB-T130 genomic DNA includes:
- the mfd gene encoding transcription-repair coupling factor: protein MAFSSIIRALGRSPLTTELLSKLDQQRYLQLNGIPRLPKGLVASALAQAQGQNLFVVCATLEEVSRCCAQLEAMGWQTVHFYPTSEASPYEPFDPESEMTWGQMQVLADLVRTEVTGSSQSSAKMAVVATERALQLHLPPPEAFKPFCITLERGQSWDLDAFSKKVATLGYERVPLVEMEGQWSRRGDIIDVFPVSAELPVRLEWFGDELDQMREFDPATQRSLDKIERLVLTPTDFSPIVRAALEDTNRQNAKVAKEEREEREEEPEKSTRRLLGVAFEKPASLLDYLPENTLIAIDEPEQCRAHSDRWVEHAEEQWAIANRKEELPKIHRNFDESLAAVERFKRLYLSELVESSVLNPQSSALNLASRPVPVTPHQFAKIAETLRNERDRSFSIWIVSAQPSRSVSLLQEHDCPAQFVPNPHDYPAIDKLQIQKTPVAVKYSGIAELEGFILPTFRLVVVTDREFFGQHSLASPSYIRKRRRAASKQVDPNKLRPGDYVVHRNHGVGKFLRLESLTVNNETREYLVVQYADGLLRVVADQVGAMSRFRATEGKPPELNRMSGKAWESTKNKVRKAIKKLAVDLLKLYAQRSQQQGFVYPADSPWQEELEDSFPYQPTPDQLKAVQDVKREMESDRPMDRLVCGDVGFGKTEVAIRAIFKAITAGKQVAFLAPTTILTQQHYHTLKERFAPYPIEVGLLNRFRSAEERRNIIKRLATGELDVVVGTHQLLSKEIRFRDLGLLVVDEEQRFGVNQKEKIKSLRTQLDVLTLSATPIPRTLYMSLSGIREMSLITTPPPSRRPIKTHLASYDPEAIRTAIRQELDRGGQVFYVVPRVEGIEETATKLREMVPGTRLAIAHGQLDESELEATMLAFSSGEADILVCTTIIESGLDIPRVNTILIEDAHKFGLSQLYQLRGRVGRAGIQAHAWLFYPKHKALSDAARQRLRAIQEFTQLGSGYQLATRDMEIRGVGNLLGAEQSGQMDAIGFDLYMEMLEEAIREIRGQEIPQVDDTQIDLQLTAFIPADYITDLDQKMSAYRAVAAANSKEELVSIAAEWSDRYGSIPKSATQLLRVMELKQLAKKLGFSRIKPESKQHVILETPMEEPAWNLLKDNLPEHLKTRFVYTSGKVTVRGLGVLPAEQQTEHLITWLGKMQGALPEPALV, encoded by the coding sequence ATGGCATTTTCTTCTATTATTCGTGCCCTAGGGCGATCGCCTCTCACGACAGAACTCCTTTCTAAGCTCGACCAACAACGGTATCTACAGCTCAACGGTATTCCCCGTTTGCCAAAGGGATTGGTGGCTTCTGCCCTCGCGCAAGCCCAAGGACAGAATTTGTTCGTGGTGTGTGCCACCCTGGAGGAAGTCAGCCGCTGTTGCGCTCAACTGGAAGCAATGGGTTGGCAGACGGTACATTTTTATCCGACTTCTGAAGCATCGCCCTACGAGCCATTCGATCCGGAATCGGAGATGACTTGGGGACAGATGCAGGTCTTGGCAGATTTAGTCAGGACTGAGGTGACAGGAAGTTCTCAGTCCTCAGCAAAGATGGCGGTTGTGGCGACGGAACGGGCGCTGCAACTTCATTTGCCGCCTCCTGAAGCTTTTAAGCCTTTCTGCATCACCCTGGAACGCGGACAGAGTTGGGATTTAGATGCCTTTAGCAAGAAGGTGGCGACTCTGGGATACGAACGGGTGCCTCTGGTGGAAATGGAGGGGCAATGGAGTCGGCGCGGGGATATTATCGATGTGTTCCCGGTGTCGGCTGAGTTGCCGGTGCGTTTGGAATGGTTCGGGGATGAACTGGATCAGATGCGGGAGTTCGATCCGGCGACGCAGCGATCGCTTGATAAGATTGAGCGGCTGGTGTTGACTCCGACTGATTTTAGTCCGATTGTTCGGGCGGCGTTAGAAGATACGAACCGCCAAAACGCCAAGGTCGCGAAGGAAGAGAGGGAAGAGAGGGAAGAAGAACCAGAGAAGAGTACGCGGCGGTTGTTGGGGGTGGCTTTTGAGAAACCGGCTTCTTTGTTGGATTATTTGCCGGAAAATACGCTGATTGCGATTGATGAGCCGGAGCAATGTCGCGCCCATAGCGATCGCTGGGTGGAACACGCTGAAGAACAATGGGCAATTGCGAATAGGAAGGAGGAATTACCCAAAATTCACCGCAATTTTGATGAATCTTTAGCGGCGGTGGAACGCTTTAAGCGGCTGTATTTATCTGAATTGGTTGAATCCTCAGTCCTCAATCCTCAGTCCTCCGCACTCAATCTGGCTAGTCGTCCGGTTCCGGTAACGCCGCATCAGTTTGCTAAAATTGCGGAAACTTTGCGGAACGAGCGCGATCGCAGTTTCTCGATCTGGATCGTTTCTGCACAACCTTCCCGTTCTGTATCGTTGCTCCAAGAACACGATTGTCCGGCGCAATTTGTCCCCAATCCCCACGATTATCCGGCGATTGACAAGTTACAAATCCAGAAGACGCCGGTGGCGGTAAAATATTCGGGGATCGCGGAACTGGAAGGATTTATCCTGCCAACCTTCCGATTGGTGGTGGTGACAGACAGGGAGTTTTTCGGACAGCATTCTCTGGCAAGTCCCAGCTATATCCGCAAGCGTCGTCGGGCGGCGTCTAAGCAAGTCGATCCCAACAAGTTGCGCCCCGGTGATTATGTGGTTCACAGAAATCACGGGGTTGGTAAGTTTCTCAGGCTGGAAAGTCTGACGGTTAATAACGAAACCCGCGAGTATTTGGTAGTGCAGTACGCAGATGGTTTGCTGCGAGTAGTGGCAGATCAGGTCGGTGCGATGTCTCGGTTTCGCGCCACGGAGGGGAAACCGCCGGAACTCAATAGAATGTCCGGGAAGGCGTGGGAATCGACTAAGAATAAAGTCCGCAAGGCGATTAAGAAATTGGCGGTGGACTTGCTGAAGTTGTATGCTCAGCGATCGCAACAACAAGGTTTCGTTTATCCAGCGGATTCGCCTTGGCAAGAGGAATTAGAAGATTCTTTCCCCTATCAACCGACGCCGGATCAGTTGAAGGCGGTGCAGGATGTGAAGCGGGAAATGGAAAGCGATCGCCCGATGGATCGGTTGGTGTGCGGTGATGTTGGTTTCGGCAAGACGGAAGTCGCCATCCGCGCCATATTTAAAGCGATTACCGCCGGGAAGCAAGTTGCTTTCCTCGCCCCAACGACGATTCTGACTCAGCAGCACTACCACACCCTAAAAGAGCGTTTCGCCCCCTACCCAATTGAGGTAGGTTTACTCAACCGCTTCCGCAGTGCGGAGGAACGCCGCAATATTATCAAACGACTGGCGACGGGTGAATTAGATGTCGTCGTTGGCACTCACCAACTCTTAAGTAAGGAAATTCGTTTCCGAGATTTAGGGTTGTTGGTGGTGGATGAAGAACAGCGATTTGGCGTTAACCAGAAGGAAAAAATCAAATCTCTGAGAACGCAGTTGGATGTGCTAACTCTTTCCGCCACCCCAATTCCCCGAACCCTTTATATGTCACTGTCGGGAATCCGGGAAATGAGTTTGATTACTACGCCGCCACCCTCTCGGCGTCCGATTAAAACTCACCTGGCATCCTACGATCCCGAAGCGATCCGCACGGCGATTCGTCAAGAACTCGACCGGGGGGGACAGGTGTTTTATGTCGTCCCGCGAGTCGAGGGAATTGAAGAAACTGCCACGAAGTTGCGGGAAATGGTGCCAGGAACCAGGCTAGCGATCGCTCACGGTCAATTAGACGAATCTGAGTTAGAAGCGACGATGCTTGCCTTCAGCTCTGGCGAAGCGGATATCCTCGTCTGTACCACGATTATTGAATCCGGCTTAGATATCCCCAGAGTCAACACGATCCTGATTGAAGATGCCCATAAATTTGGTCTATCCCAGCTATACCAATTGCGCGGACGGGTGGGACGTGCTGGCATCCAAGCTCACGCATGGCTATTTTATCCCAAGCACAAGGCGCTCTCAGATGCCGCACGGCAACGGTTACGGGCCATTCAGGAATTCACCCAATTGGGTTCTGGCTATCAACTTGCCACGCGCGATATGGAAATTCGGGGCGTCGGTAACTTATTGGGTGCGGAACAATCGGGACAGATGGATGCCATTGGTTTCGACCTTTATATGGAAATGTTGGAGGAAGCGATTCGCGAAATTCGCGGACAGGAAATTCCCCAAGTTGACGATACGCAGATTGACTTGCAGCTGACGGCGTTTATCCCCGCGGACTACATCACCGATTTGGATCAAAAGATGAGCGCTTACCGTGCAGTGGCTGCGGCGAATTCTAAGGAAGAATTAGTGAGTATTGCCGCAGAATGGAGCGATCGCTACGGGAGTATCCCTAAATCAGCAACTCAGTTGCTGCGGGTAATGGAACTGAAACAACTGGCGAAAAAACTCGGCTTCAGCCGGATTAAACCAGAAAGCAAACAACACGTTATCCTAGAGACACCGATGGAGGAACCCGCCTGGAACCTGCTCAAAGATAATCTGCCAGAACACCTGAAAACTCGCTTTGTCTACACCTCCGGTAAAGTCACCGTTCGCGGTTTGGGCGTCTTGCCTGCCGAGCAGCAGACGGAACATCTGATTACTTGGTTGGGTAAGATGCAAGGGGCACTCCCAGAACCGGCACTCGTCTAA
- a CDS encoding hemolysin family protein, producing the protein MTPTTEFLIVLLLIVANGIFVMSELAIVSARKVRLQQLANQGDVKARAALELANSPNQFLAIVQVGITLLAIISGAFGERTIAKSLTPLLGLIAWIAPYKNAIASAIAILIITYLTLIIGELVPKRLALNYPERIASSVAIPMRMLATIAAPVVYLLSTSTDMMVRLLGIRPSTDGEITEHDITALIEQATEAGTFEEAEQDMVERVFRLGDRPVSALMTPRPDIVWLDLEDSQEENQRKIINSAYSRFPVCQGALDNVLGIIPVTDLLGRCLSGQQLDLTLSLKQPVFVPESTGGLKVLELFKQTGTHMALVVDEYGVTQGVVTLNDILVEIVGDVEIDSTTSPPAVQREDGSWLIDGMLSVEEFFEILDIEELPGTQKGNYHTMGGFMITHLGKIPTAADHFHLGSWRFEVMDMDGNRVDKVLVMPVSRDAADSESGD; encoded by the coding sequence ATGACCCCTACTACCGAATTTCTGATTGTTTTGCTACTGATCGTTGCCAATGGCATCTTTGTGATGTCAGAGTTAGCTATCGTCTCGGCTAGGAAGGTGAGGCTGCAACAGCTGGCTAACCAAGGGGATGTCAAAGCACGCGCTGCCTTGGAACTGGCGAATTCCCCGAATCAGTTTTTGGCGATTGTTCAGGTGGGGATAACCCTCCTAGCAATTATCTCCGGTGCTTTCGGCGAAAGAACTATCGCCAAAAGCCTTACCCCTCTATTAGGGTTGATTGCCTGGATCGCTCCGTATAAAAACGCGATCGCATCAGCGATCGCCATCCTGATCATCACCTATCTGACACTGATTATTGGCGAACTGGTGCCCAAGCGCCTGGCTTTAAACTATCCAGAACGGATTGCTTCATCTGTTGCTATCCCGATGCGGATGTTGGCTACTATTGCCGCCCCGGTTGTTTATCTATTGAGTACCTCCACCGATATGATGGTGCGGCTGTTGGGCATCAGACCGTCTACCGATGGTGAAATCACCGAACACGATATTACAGCCTTAATCGAGCAAGCCACGGAGGCGGGAACCTTTGAGGAAGCAGAACAAGACATGGTGGAACGAGTGTTTCGCCTGGGAGACCGACCCGTGAGTGCGTTAATGACACCCCGACCGGATATTGTCTGGCTTGACCTAGAAGACTCCCAGGAAGAAAATCAACGCAAGATTATAAACAGCGCCTATTCCCGATTTCCCGTTTGTCAGGGGGCACTGGATAATGTTTTGGGCATCATTCCCGTGACTGACCTATTAGGGCGCTGTCTGTCCGGACAACAGCTTGACCTGACGCTCTCGTTGAAACAGCCGGTATTTGTGCCTGAAAGTACCGGAGGGCTGAAAGTTCTAGAATTATTCAAGCAAACCGGCACTCACATGGCGCTGGTTGTAGATGAATACGGCGTCACTCAGGGAGTAGTTACGCTCAACGACATCTTAGTAGAAATCGTTGGTGATGTAGAAATCGATAGTACAACATCTCCTCCAGCCGTACAACGCGAAGATGGTTCCTGGTTGATTGATGGAATGTTGTCGGTGGAAGAGTTTTTTGAAATATTAGATATTGAGGAATTGCCGGGAACGCAAAAAGGAAACTATCACACAATGGGCGGTTTTATGATTACCCATTTAGGGAAAATTCCTACGGCTGCCGACCATTTTCATCTGGGTAGTTGGCGTTTTGAAGTGATGGATATGGATGGCAATCGCGTTGATAAGGTGCTGGTGATGCCCGTCTCTAGAGACGCCGCTGATTCCGAGTCTGGCGATTGA
- a CDS encoding Mo-dependent nitrogenase C-terminal domain-containing protein, with protein MICTDKQPNTLESIALASAESVQAAKVVRSPKKQQFDILRPLRQWLDGIAISDRQMAELLAKAIPAQCPFERDIKLFGHKVGHIPPLCKLNPFYDQLVGLRFRALCYLVDQCGVDIQSYI; from the coding sequence ATGATCTGCACAGACAAACAGCCGAATACCCTAGAAAGTATTGCACTCGCTTCAGCAGAAAGCGTACAAGCAGCTAAAGTCGTTCGCTCGCCTAAAAAGCAGCAATTCGATATCCTGCGCCCACTCCGTCAATGGCTGGACGGAATTGCGATTTCTGACCGTCAGATGGCTGAGCTTCTCGCAAAGGCGATTCCGGCACAGTGCCCCTTTGAGCGTGATATCAAGCTATTTGGTCACAAAGTAGGACACATTCCTCCGTTGTGCAAACTGAATCCGTTTTATGACCAACTGGTAGGATTGCGTTTTCGGGCCCTTTGTTATCTAGTCGATCAATGTGGTGTGGATATCCAGTCCTACATCTAG
- the cobW gene encoding cobalamin biosynthesis protein CobW yields MATKIPVTVITGFLGSGKTTLIRHLLQNNQGRRIAVLVNEFGELGIDGELLRSCGYCPEEEADSTSNIVELTNGCLCCTVQEEFLPTMLELLKRRDSLDCILVETSGLALPKPLVKAFRWPEIRNAATVDAVITVVDCEAVAAGTFASDPEAVDAQRQEDPNLEHETPLQELFEDQLACADLVVLNKTDLVNATQQAEVVKLIERELSRAVKMVPSDRGKLDPEVLLGFQSAVEDNLDNRPSHHDTEEDHDHDEEITSTQVILNRTFDPQKLQEQLEALVQQQEIYRIKGFVAVPNKAMRLVLQGVGTRFDQFYDRPWQPQETRQTQLVFIGQKLNPDEIELQLAALPG; encoded by the coding sequence ATGGCTACCAAAATTCCCGTCACTGTTATCACCGGATTTTTAGGGAGTGGTAAAACAACTCTGATTCGCCACCTGCTACAGAACAATCAAGGACGCCGCATCGCCGTTTTAGTCAACGAATTTGGCGAATTGGGGATTGATGGCGAATTGCTGCGTTCTTGTGGCTACTGTCCAGAAGAAGAAGCCGACAGCACCAGCAACATTGTTGAATTAACCAATGGTTGCTTGTGCTGTACGGTTCAGGAAGAATTTTTGCCGACGATGCTAGAACTGCTGAAGCGCAGAGATAGTCTCGACTGCATTTTAGTGGAGACATCGGGATTGGCGTTACCAAAACCGCTGGTGAAGGCATTTCGCTGGCCTGAAATTCGCAATGCAGCGACGGTAGATGCTGTGATTACCGTCGTGGATTGCGAAGCGGTGGCGGCGGGAACCTTTGCCAGCGATCCCGAAGCGGTGGACGCACAGCGCCAGGAAGATCCCAACCTGGAACACGAAACCCCATTGCAAGAACTTTTTGAAGATCAGCTGGCGTGTGCCGATTTGGTGGTGTTGAATAAAACCGATCTGGTGAACGCTACCCAGCAGGCTGAGGTCGTGAAGTTGATTGAACGAGAACTGTCTCGTGCTGTCAAGATGGTACCGAGCGATCGCGGAAAATTAGATCCGGAGGTTCTCTTGGGTTTCCAGAGTGCCGTAGAAGACAACTTAGATAATCGTCCCAGTCATCACGACACTGAAGAAGACCACGATCACGACGAAGAAATTACCTCGACTCAGGTGATTTTAAACCGTACTTTCGATCCCCAGAAGCTGCAAGAACAGTTAGAAGCGTTGGTGCAACAACAGGAAATTTATCGAATCAAGGGATTTGTGGCAGTTCCCAACAAAGCGATGCGGCTGGTATTACAAGGAGTGGGAACGAGATTCGATCAATTTTATGACCGTCCTTGGCAACCACAGGAAACCCGGCAAACTCAGTTAGTCTTTATTGGTCAGAAGCTCAATCCCGATGAAATTGAGTTGCAGTTGGCAGCGTTACCTGGCTAA
- a CDS encoding ATP-binding protein has product METMRIPFQLIWVVVAICVLPSLLNLLGVDFASPKHPFEVPAVVGMSPRAFVEAMQYTLSGSFLHTILECSAFCIALSIVILSLIHFSLKRDAVTLIIGVAMFCAGCMDTFHALAADRLSQGIADSQNLIPLTWAVCRLFNALILLGGAGIFLATKPGKWKGGAGFVAIASVSFAVASYTIVYFCTHSAIPATIFPNAIVTRPWDVPPLLLFIFAGIFVFPRFYNAYPSRFSLALAISMIPQIASQLHMAFGSTALFDNHFNIAHFLKIIAYLVPFIGLSSDYIHTLREEALTVDKLEATQKILLDKTKQLELINLELQKQIAERQQVEEELHRSNVELERRVEERTAEIRQTNDLLLLEVSERKQSENRYREKSQELKKTLLDLQKTQAQLIQTEKISSLGQLVAGVAHEINNPINFIHGNINYACDYANSLLYLLHLYQQQYPPTPEIDQEIEASDLDFIIEDLPKLLKSMHLGIERIREIVQSLRSFSRVDQAEMKPVDIHEGIDSTLLILQYRLKAIAGGPTITVTKEYSDLPLVECYAGQLNQVFMNLLSNAIDALEESVAKEEIFCLLPSIKISTAVEDEKLAVIRIADNGPGMTEEVRSHLFDAFFTTKPVGKGTGLGLSISYQIVVEKHSGSMECISAPGEGAEFVIKIPISQNKISQL; this is encoded by the coding sequence ATGGAAACAATGAGGATTCCTTTTCAATTGATTTGGGTAGTGGTAGCGATCTGTGTGCTGCCTAGCTTGCTGAATTTGTTGGGAGTGGATTTTGCCTCACCGAAGCATCCCTTCGAGGTGCCAGCTGTTGTGGGAATGTCTCCCCGCGCATTTGTCGAAGCGATGCAGTACACGCTTTCCGGAAGCTTTCTGCACACCATTCTGGAGTGTAGTGCGTTCTGTATTGCTCTGTCCATTGTTATTTTGTCTTTGATTCACTTCAGCCTGAAGCGCGATGCTGTCACGCTCATAATTGGCGTGGCAATGTTTTGCGCGGGGTGCATGGACACCTTTCATGCTTTAGCCGCCGACCGATTGAGCCAGGGGATAGCAGATAGCCAAAACCTAATTCCTTTGACTTGGGCAGTCTGCCGACTTTTTAATGCTTTGATTCTGCTGGGAGGCGCGGGAATTTTTCTGGCGACGAAACCAGGAAAGTGGAAGGGAGGCGCGGGTTTTGTTGCGATCGCTAGTGTATCTTTTGCTGTTGCTTCTTATACAATTGTCTATTTCTGTACCCATAGTGCCATACCGGCAACTATTTTCCCGAACGCGATTGTCACTCGTCCTTGGGATGTCCCCCCCCTCTTGTTGTTTATCTTTGCAGGTATTTTTGTTTTTCCTCGCTTTTATAATGCTTATCCCAGTCGTTTTTCTTTAGCGCTAGCGATTAGCATGATTCCCCAAATTGCCAGTCAACTCCACATGGCTTTTGGGTCAACTGCATTATTCGACAACCATTTTAATATTGCCCATTTTCTCAAAATTATTGCTTACCTCGTCCCATTTATTGGCTTAAGTTCGGACTACATTCATACTCTTCGCGAAGAAGCCCTAACTGTTGACAAATTAGAAGCAACCCAAAAAATATTATTAGATAAAACCAAGCAGTTAGAACTGATTAATCTTGAGCTGCAAAAACAAATCGCTGAGCGTCAGCAAGTAGAAGAGGAGTTGCACCGCTCCAATGTTGAGCTTGAAAGGAGAGTTGAGGAACGAACAGCAGAAATTAGACAGACCAACGATCTGTTATTGCTTGAAGTTTCTGAGCGCAAGCAAAGTGAAAATCGTTATCGAGAAAAATCTCAAGAGCTAAAAAAGACTCTGCTTGACCTCCAGAAAACTCAAGCTCAACTGATTCAAACTGAAAAAATCTCCAGCCTCGGTCAATTAGTGGCTGGAGTTGCTCACGAAATAAATAATCCAATTAACTTTATTCACGGCAATATCAATTATGCCTGTGACTATGCGAATAGTTTGCTCTATTTGTTGCACCTTTATCAACAGCAATACCCCCCTACACCTGAAATTGACCAAGAAATTGAAGCAAGTGACCTTGATTTTATTATTGAAGATTTGCCAAAGTTACTAAAATCAATGCACTTAGGAATTGAGAGAATTCGGGAAATTGTTCAGTCCTTACGTTCGTTTTCTCGCGTCGATCAAGCGGAAATGAAGCCGGTTGATATTCACGAAGGCATTGATAGCACCTTGCTAATCTTGCAGTATCGCCTGAAAGCGATCGCTGGCGGTCCCACGATCACCGTGACCAAAGAATATAGCGATTTGCCATTAGTTGAATGTTACGCGGGACAGTTGAATCAGGTGTTTATGAATCTGCTGAGTAACGCGATTGATGCACTAGAAGAGTCAGTCGCTAAGGAGGAAATATTTTGTCTTTTACCCAGTATTAAAATTAGCACCGCTGTTGAAGACGAAAAGCTAGCGGTGATTCGCATTGCCGACAACGGCCCAGGCATGACAGAAGAAGTCCGTTCTCATCTATTCGATGCCTTTTTCACAACGAAACCAGTCGGGAAAGGTACCGGCTTAGGGCTATCGATTAGTTATCAGATTGTAGTAGAAAAACATAGTGGCAGTATGGAGTGTATTTCTGCACCCGGAGAGGGGGCAGAGTTCGTCATTAAGATTCCGATTTCGCAGAACAAGATATCGCAACTCTAA
- a CDS encoding low specificity L-threonine aldolase — MNFCSDNVTGISPEIMAAIAAANQGTTMPYGDDEYTQRLSAQFKELFETDVTVFPVATGSAANALALSVMTPPFGAIYCHRQSHINLDECGAPEFYTGGAKLVTLDGADGKIHAADLAAVLAKSGAGVVHHVQPAAVSLTQATEAGTIYQPEEISQIAEIAHTHNLGLHMDGARFANAVVSLGCSPADITWRVGVDVLSFGATKNGAMAAEAVVFFNQDLAKTFAYRRKRSGHLFSKMRFLSAQLEAYIKDDLWLKNAAHANQMAKKLAHGLTALPGMNLCYLVAVNEIFIQMPEEVIQGLLADGFQFYRWEGEYSSTVRLVTAFNTKEEDITALIEAARAHCNVVSSPLVSTFNF, encoded by the coding sequence ATGAACTTTTGTAGCGACAATGTCACCGGGATTTCGCCGGAAATTATGGCAGCGATCGCTGCCGCTAATCAGGGTACCACCATGCCTTATGGTGATGATGAATATACCCAGCGATTGTCAGCCCAGTTCAAGGAATTGTTTGAGACAGATGTAACCGTTTTTCCCGTCGCCACGGGTTCTGCTGCCAATGCTCTCGCCCTGTCTGTTATGACACCCCCGTTTGGGGCGATTTACTGCCATCGCCAATCTCATATCAACCTGGATGAATGCGGGGCACCCGAATTTTATACTGGTGGCGCGAAGCTAGTGACACTGGATGGCGCAGATGGCAAGATTCACGCCGCTGACTTGGCTGCTGTGCTGGCAAAATCGGGCGCTGGCGTCGTCCATCACGTACAGCCTGCGGCTGTAAGCTTGACTCAAGCAACGGAGGCTGGAACGATCTATCAGCCAGAGGAAATTTCCCAGATTGCCGAAATTGCCCATACCCACAATTTGGGTTTACACATGGATGGTGCCCGTTTTGCAAATGCGGTGGTTAGCTTGGGTTGTTCTCCGGCGGATATCACTTGGCGGGTTGGGGTTGATGTACTATCGTTTGGAGCGACTAAAAATGGTGCGATGGCAGCAGAAGCCGTCGTCTTTTTTAATCAAGATTTGGCAAAAACTTTCGCCTATCGTCGCAAGCGCAGCGGGCATCTCTTTTCAAAGATGCGGTTTTTATCTGCCCAGTTGGAAGCTTACATTAAAGATGATTTGTGGCTGAAAAATGCTGCCCATGCCAACCAGATGGCTAAGAAATTAGCGCATGGGCTAACAGCGCTACCAGGAATGAACCTGTGCTATCTGGTTGCAGTAAATGAAATCTTTATTCAGATGCCGGAGGAAGTTATCCAAGGGCTTCTTGCCGATGGTTTCCAATTTTATCGCTGGGAGGGGGAATATTCATCAACCGTGCGATTAGTAACGGCTTTCAACACTAAGGAAGAGGATATCACTGCCTTGATTGAGGCGGCGCGGGCACACTGCAACGTGGTTTCTTCACCTCTAGTTTCTACCTTCAATTTTTAG
- a CDS encoding class I SAM-dependent methyltransferase gives MQPEEAIREQFDRAANAYSTSPIFAQGHDLELMVQAGEPTSEMSVLDVGCAAGHTGFAFAPHVREVIGIDLSQKMLIEASRQAMARGLNNVHFQEANVTALPFSNEQFDIVTCRYVAHHFPSLTPALNEVFRVLKAGGKFVVVDIISPEDIALAEFINQVEKLRDPSHSWDWMISEWQAAGESIGMPFTAMQQWHLPIDFADWTARQQTPPEAVQELEILLDNASSQAKSVFSIVGAPQRSFCEYSALLRGTKS, from the coding sequence ATGCAGCCAGAAGAAGCAATCCGAGAGCAATTTGACCGTGCAGCAAATGCATACAGTACATCACCCATTTTCGCACAAGGGCACGATCTGGAGCTGATGGTGCAGGCAGGTGAACCAACATCAGAGATGAGTGTACTTGATGTAGGGTGTGCGGCAGGACATACGGGGTTTGCTTTCGCCCCTCATGTCCGCGAAGTGATTGGCATCGACTTAAGCCAGAAAATGTTAATAGAGGCATCGCGGCAAGCAATGGCACGAGGCTTAAATAACGTGCATTTTCAGGAAGCCAATGTTACAGCACTCCCCTTTTCAAATGAGCAGTTTGATATTGTGACTTGCCGCTATGTCGCCCATCACTTCCCCAGCTTGACACCCGCGCTAAATGAGGTTTTTCGAGTGTTGAAAGCGGGTGGAAAGTTTGTGGTTGTGGACATTATTTCACCGGAAGATATTGCACTGGCAGAGTTTATCAATCAGGTGGAAAAACTACGCGATCCTTCTCATAGTTGGGATTGGATGATATCGGAGTGGCAAGCGGCTGGCGAAAGTATTGGGATGCCCTTCACCGCGATGCAACAGTGGCACCTACCGATTGATTTTGCAGATTGGACAGCACGACAGCAGACACCACCAGAAGCAGTTCAAGAACTGGAAATATTACTGGATAATGCTTCTTCACAAGCAAAATCGGTATTCTCCATTGTGGGTGCGCCGCAGCGTTCATTTTGCGAATACTCGGCTCTCCTGCGGGGAACAAAATCATAA